DNA sequence from the Macrobrachium nipponense isolate FS-2020 chromosome 26, ASM1510439v2, whole genome shotgun sequence genome:
TTGCATTGGATTTTTTCGAAATGGATTTCCATGGGATTCTTTGAAAATggatttcaatgttttttttggaAATGGATTTCCGTGGGATTTTTTGGAAATGGATTTCCATAGGATTTTTTTTGGAAATGGATTTCCATGGGATTTTTATGGATATTGATTTCCATGAGATTTTTTTGGAAATGGATTTCCGTGGGATTTTTATGGATATGGATTTCCATGAGATTTTTTTGGAAATTGATTTACATGGGATTTTTTTAGAAATGGATTTctgtgggattttttttaaatggatttccatggaatttttttggaaaaaaaattccaaaggaTGTTTGGAAATGGTTTTCCATGGGATTCTTTGGAAATGGATTTCCAAGGGATTTTTTGAATATGAACTTGCATAGGAATTTTTTGGAAATGGATTTCCATGGGATTTTTTGGAAATGGATTTCCATGGGATTTTTTGGAAATGGATTTCCGTGGGATTTTTTGGAAATGGATTTCAATGGCAATTTTTGTAAATGGAATTCCAAACGATTTTTTGGAAATGGAtttccatggttttttttttggaaatggaTTTCCTTGGGATTCTTTGGAAATGGATCTCCAAGGGATTTTTTGGAAATGGGATTTCCATGGGAATTTTTTAGAAATGGATTTCCAAGCGATTTTTTAAAATGGATTTccatgggatttttatttttttggaaatggATTCCCATGGTTTTTTTAAACGCATTTCCATGGGAGTTTTTGGAAAAGGATTTCTATGGGATTTTCTTTAAATGCATTTCCATGGGATTTTTTTGAAATGGATTTTGATCCGATTTTTTTGGAAATGGATTTCTATGGGATTTTTGAAAATGGATTTACATTTTTTAGAAATGGACTTCCATGGGATTTTCTTTGGAAATGGATTTCCatgggattttttgtttttggaacgTTAATCCAAACCTTCACCACTTCCATTCTCTACGTGGCATCCAAAAAGGGATTCTTATATAGCAAGGAACGTTCTCATTATTCCAAAGGTAATCTTCGCGTAATCTCTATAGTAATCTACGCCCTCGAGCATCCTAACTAATCCAAGTAAGGTAACGTGATTATCTCAACTCCTTGATTGCTTTCTTGATCAAAGCTCAGTGTGGACTTTTGACATCTGCAGTCGTTATGAGGCGACAACTTTAAAAGTTAGGAAAACCGAGAGAGTGAAGATTGGATTCACgccaagaaaatatatacattagcCTTTTGAATTCCtctgtgggtatgtgtgtgtgtgtgtgtgtgtaaaccgaCAACTTAACCTATGAACGTgtgaatgatatatacatacatatataaatttgattcaCGTTGAAGGGGTCGATCGAATGAAATCATACCCATTCGAGGGCTGGTGGGTCGGGAAGCTGGGTAAACATCGCTGGTATATTCGGGGCTTCAGAGGCTTGCCCTGGGAAAACCTCAGGTACGTAGAACAGAGGTTCCAGCTTCTTCTTTGTGACCTGTGCGGAGGAACTGCTAACGCCCCTgactctcacttgaaagaccgGTGTTCTGTCCCGAAGTGGGTCGgacatttatttctgtgaaatacgTCCCCATGAGTTACTAaggcaagagccttagtcccatgtaatgacacagttaaaaggaatatcattgaatcttgttttatcaagtcaaataatagaaatgttctaaatttaagtcttggtttatttaaacttgatgctttcataatgaaaaaagttgtagataaatataagcaacaaaattaatatattcagtttttacatgttttggactgtaaaaatactttgtaatttcggttagggtcagaatctgtttaagtttgtgaccgtgtgatatccgataatcctggattatcccttttaatttttacccttttgataattaaccatctggtattcctgatcttgtttgtacctgaggccttcctctccaattgtactttagtagctccttgacgatgtctgaataaagacgaaagcgcttggattcctgactatcatttcccgtggtattcgcttatatatatataatatatatatatatatatatatatatatatatatatatatatatatatatatatatatatatatacacatatatataaatatatatacacatatgtgtgtgcgtgtgtattgatCTCGTCTGTCTGTTAACAAGCCCAATCTGACCATCCTTTTatttcccaactctctctctctctctctctctactctctcatctatctttattaattatatataatattatatatatatatataatatatatacatatacatatatatatatatatatatatatatatatatatatactttaatataattataatatgtctCCGATTTCAAACTTTTACCTTCTCTCTATCTATAAACATCCACTACcccaaagcatctctctctctctctctctctctctctctctctctctctctctctctctctctccttcctgaaaACATCCCCCAATCTTATCATTCTGAAGAGTCCCGAGGATATTTAAAACTCATATTatccaagaaagaaaaataaaaaaaatgaataaaaaatttaaaaaaaaacctgggcGCCCGGGGCTTTTTAACTCAAGCctcattatcaaaataaaagtCACCTAGACAGCTACGGAGTCTCTGTTCAAACAACAGCGCTGTTGTTCCATTCACAGGCTCCCAACTATGAGGCTTTTATTAACGACAGACGAAATGAAATAGGGCTCATTATAATTCCCTTTTATTTATGATGCGGGTTTAAAATGGCTCATCCAGATGGATGCTTGAATATATACTGGAATTTCCAAATGTATCTTTGTGTGGGTCGTGTCACCTATGAATCTTTTCTATAgcgttttataaaaataaagttttgtgtattttatattcAGGATTCATTCATGGAATATATATCAGGAGCATTCCTGGAATATATATCGTaagatttttatgtaaatattcaagATTTCTGTGCACCacatatatctttaaaaataaaacaatctaaTTTCTTCTTGAGGACGATCTCACAATCTGTGTAATGAAAGACAcgtgattattttcatttgttattcctTCAATTTCGACTCTCTCACTGCTTCGGGTTTGtgaatttctctctttcattctgttTTTAATAGGTctgctcagtgtgtgtgtgtgtgtgtgtgtgtgtgtgtgtctcataaTAGTATAATACCATCTGTCTCTCCGCTACCCTTCCAAGCAGTTCTCGATCATTcacatccattctctctctctctctctctctctctctctctctctctctctcataatagtataataccatctccaaacatccccccccccccccctcctcctcgctcctctctctctctctctctctctctctctctctctctctctctctctctctctctctctgtatcataaTAGTATAATACCATCTGTCTCTCCGCTACCCTTCCAAGCAGTTCTCGATCATTcacatccactctctctctctctctctctctctctctctcttctctctctctctctctcataatagtaTAATACCATCTCcaaacatactctctctctctctctccctctctctctctcataatagtaTAATACCATCTCcaaacatactctctctctctcataatagtataataccatctccaaacatcctctctctctctctctctctctctctctctctctctctctctctctctctcataatagtaataccatctccaaacatcctctctctcaaatatatgcaccctgtagccatgaatcataatcaaataaataaccaaccaagtaataaaatccaaaataagaaagaaacaaataaacagagaaatcaagaatatcaggtaaaagagaaaagcaaaccaccaatgagatatgcagaggtgtcagcaaagaatttcaaagcatcagctccgaaattctactcaagagataataactgtatttattatgcaagaggatattgcagaaaacggagaaaattgcagattcagcacaaatgaataattatgatgaaggaagatcaaatattatggaaaagttggattttttgtttttaatgtcagaatttctgaaatgaaaaaaagaacaacataccagaaacagggaaagagacatgggaaaatccttattactatcagtataaatgaaggagaaaacacgcaaaccatcatagtgatgaatgcgcagggtttagttacgagtaactcaaaaagaaaaatagagtacttagaagaactaacccaaaatgaaagaaaatagatataatgaatataagtgaaacctggtattcccagagactgggaatgatgatcaaataaaagggttccaaacttatagatcagatagaaaaaataggaatcaagggggagccgcaatatatgggaaagacaaaaaacaaggaaaaatatatgagaaatatagtaactcagaatgtgaactaatagcggtagaatttgaatctgaaaaattgatgaacatagtaatatatagacctcctaatactaaagagtttgacttaataattgaaaaatggatgatatatgtagaaatcacaaggactggactattctcctatctggtggggacttcaactttcctttgtttcgtagaatggaaagaacgaataggagattgtggttgtacttatacatataaaaaagagagtaatagtagtgcagaagataagaggcaatttgaaaagctattagatatgctactagaatacaacattcaacaaataaatcacctgccaataagaaaggaaaatactttagacctagtatttgtgaacgagatgaattatgttaaagaaataatagtttataatgcgagtatttcagaccataatgttcatagaattaaacagttcattccaaagcaagtgaaataaaatagagataagcaagaaatgaaaaagtgggaaggatatggaaaatacaacttctacagtaaaaaatataaaatggtcagaaattaatgaagaattaaacaaagattgggataacattttcgtaagtgatgacataagggtaaatacggagatattatatatattggagataatagtggaaaaatatataccgaagaagaaaagtaaacatcattcatgcataccaagagacagaagaatcttgttccccagaaaatcagaaagtggaaaaaaggtcttgcaaaagaaaaaaaatgcatgggaaagttatagaactaaaaagtaagatagaaaatgcagaaaaaaagattatacaatcaaaagaaaatgaaaaacggacttggaagaaaaaaaaccctattaaatatcaagcaaaaccccaaactatttataCCGCATAtgcaagaagatgaataaaagaagaatagaaataggccctctgagaattgaagggagattaacgaatgaaaaaaagaaatttgcaacatactggcagaacgatataagagagaattcacccctagaatagataatgaagataatgatatagaagtaagggatgaaaatagtgaatatttagctgacatagatattaatgaagctgatattgtgcaggctattaatgaaattaaaaatggagctgctgcagggcctgatggaattcctgctattttgttaaagaaagtagttcattctatcgcaaagccacttgcaatattattaagacaaagtgtagatacaggcaagatatatgatgagcacaaattattcgtatattacccctactttcaaaagtgatcaagactagaggcaagtaaattataggcctgtgagtctaacatcacatataatgaaagtgtatgacaaaagaaggtaatgaagaacaaaaatattatgaaactcaatttaatttaaaaaataaaaaataatttgtttaataaaggacaacattggtttcgtacccggaaaaagtacacaaacccaactgttagtccaccgtgaaaacatattcaaaaatatgaaaagcggaaatgaaacagatgtggtttatttagacttgcaaaagcttttgataaagtagaccataatatattagcgaagaaaattagaaaacacaatatcgtggataaagtaggaagatggttaaaagaatttttacacaacagaaaacagatagttattgcaaacgacgagaaatcgatgaagccaaggtaatatccggtgtgccgcaaggtacggtgttagctgcaatactgttttgttattatgattgaagacatagacaataatgttaaggattcggtagtgagtagtttcgcagatgacacaagaataagtagagaaattactttgtgatgaagataggaacgctctacaaagagaccttaacaagtatatgattttgggcagaggtaaaataggtggtatttaactctgataaatttgatcaataaattatggagacagagaaagaaagctatatgcatataagggacctaataatgagaccatcacaaataaggaagcagttaaagaccttggtgtgatgatgaataggaacatgttatgcaatgatcaaatagcaactctgttggcaaaatgtaaagcaaaaatgggaatgttgttacggcacttcaaaacaagaaagctgaacacatgattatgctttataaaacatatgttcgtagtcccacttgaatattgcaatatgatatggccgacccacactatcaaaaggatattgccacaaatagagagtgtacaaaggtacctttacagctagaatagaagaagttaaggacctagactactgggaaagactacaattcgttaaagaaaattaatatagtcTGGGAAacggagaagagaacgctaacatgatgtaattcaggcatggaaaaaacagatagaaggaatagcagaaaatatcatggaactaaaaatatcagaaagagcaagcagaggtagattaatagtgcccaaaaaatataccaggaaaaaataaaaggaggaaagcacacaggacattaatccactacgacaccagcatcgataatgcagcgtctattcaatgcgttgccagctcatctgaggaatagtatcaggagtgagcgtagatgtgtttaagaataagctcgacaaatatctaaactgcatcccagaccatccaagattggaagatgcaaaatataccggaagatgtactagcaactctctggtagacattagaggtgcctcacactgagggacctggggcaacccgaacaagatgtaaggtctgtaaggtaaggtaaggtaaggtctctctctcataataccatctccaaacatcccctctctctctctctctctctctctctctctctctgtatcataaTAGTATAATACCATCTGTCTCTCCGCTACCCTTCCAAGCAGTTCTCGATCattcacatcctctctctctctctctctctctctctctctctctctctctctctctctctctctctctcacagtaaatCCCGAATTGGACTACAAAGACCGTTCCCAGGAAGGCAAACGGAAGAGACGCTCTTTCCTACATCTTGCAGAAATCGAATCACAAGCCTGACTTAATCTGTCTCCATCCTGTTTTGAAATACACAGTTCAACATTTACTGAGGACCGAGTCCCTGCAGATATTTCATCCCCAGAGAATCCTTTCCACAGCTGTGCACGGGAGTATTTGCTACATTTtttaaatagtattattattattgttattattattattattattattattattattattatttattatattattattattatttacaacagAGAAACGAAGTAGGATACTACAAAGatgataaaaattgataaaattgaaCTCTAAACGAGGATATTAACATAAAtacaaatgtaaaacaaaaaaaataatcattcttcACGAACGATAAGGGCATTTGAACTTTGAAGCAGAAcaacttctgtaataataataataataataataataataataataataataaccagagttgaagagaaagagagggaaaaaatggataagtatcaagatctgaaaatagaaataagaaggatatgggatatgccagtggaaatcgtacccataatcataggagcactaggcaccatcccaagatcctgaaaaggaatctggaaaaactagaggctgaagtagctccgggcctcatgcagaagagtgtggatcctagaaacggcacaccatagtaagaaaagtgatggactcctacaaggaggcaggatgcaacccggacccccacactataaaccacccagtcgaattggaggactgtgatagagcaaaaaaaaaaaaaaaaaaaaaaaaaaaaaaaaaaaaaaaaaaaaaaaataataataataataataataataataattttttttttgctatttatagtgtggggttccgggttgcatcctgcctccttggtaatccatcacttttcttactatgtgcgccgtttctaggatcacactcttctgcatgagtcctggagctacttcagcctctagttttctagataccttttcagggatcttgggatcgtgcctagtgttcctatgattatgggttacaatttccactggcatatcccatatccttctttatttctattttctcttcaactctgacgtcccatggtattgcgacatcaatgagtgatactttcttcttcattttgtcaatcaacgtcacgttggTCTATTGCTATTTGCACGTATCGACCACCCATCCGTTTCTGATacctatagtcccagaggatctttccctgatcgttttctataactccatcaggttggtgttcgtaccacttattactgcaaggtagctggtgtttattgcacgggctccagtggagggcttttgctactgaatcatgcctctttttgtactggttctgtgtaagtgccggacattcgctttctatgtggtttatggtttcatttttcgtattgcacttcctacatatgggagagatgttatttccatctatcgttctttggacatatctggttcttagggcctgatcttgtgccgttcttatcattccttcagtttccttcttgagctctcccatcAGTAgctattgccacgtgtcatcgctggctagttctttagtctgtctcatgtattgtccgtgcattggtttgttatgccattcttctgttctgcttgtctttctcctgtctctgtatatttctgggtcttcatcttcGTTTATCAGTccatcttcccatgcactcttgagccactcgtcttcactagtcttcatatattgccccagtgctctgttttcgatgttgacgcagtcctctatgcttagtagtcccctccctccttcctctcgtgttatgtatagtctggccgcatttgctcttgggtgtagtgctgtgtgtattgtcatatgtttcctcgttttctggtctatgctgcgaagttctgccttcgtccattccactattcctgcgctgtatctgattactggcactgcccatgtgtttatggcttttatcatatttccggctttgagttttcacttgagtatcgccttgagtctctgcatatattctttcctggtcgtatccttcatctcttgatgttttatatcccctccttccattattcctaggtatttgtatcccgtctcatctatgtgtttgatgttgttcccatctggtagctttatcccttcagtccttgttactttgccattttgtatgtcgactaaggcacatttttttattccaaactccatcctgaagtcctcagatacaatccttacagtctggattacggTATCTATTtccctgatgctcttaccatacagcttgatgtcgtccatgaatatcagatggttaattctgttgcctcttttcttgagttgatacccagcatccatcttctgcagtacttttgtcatgggaatcatggctactacgaagagtagtgggggcagtgagtcgccctggaagatccctctcctgatattaacctctgctagtcttattccagagcttgtaagtattgtattccagttgcgcattgtatttttgaggaagctgatggtgttttcctctgccccatatattttcaggcattctattagccatgtgtgtggtaccatgtcgaaggctttcttatagtctatccatgccatgcttaggtggttttctcctctcttactgttcttcattaccatgtttgtctatgaggagctggtcttttgtttttgcccctacacttccttctgcagcctttctgttggtgggggatggtgtttgtagcCTCTAGGGAGGGTTATTTATAGACCTTTcacctgatgatacctgttagtaacttccacattattggtaggcaggtgataggcctgtagttactggctatatttcccttactcttgtctttctggactaagaatgttcttcctctggtcatccatttgggcgcatggtgatttgtgatacaatgctggagttgttctgctattcttgggtgtggagccttgaagtttttgagccagtatccatggacttcatcgggacctggggctttccagttgggcattttctttagttggtgtctgactgtgtctgtcatgatgtcagtgaatctttgttttattctccctgtttcttcagccttgacttcctggagcca
Encoded proteins:
- the LOC135199718 gene encoding histone H3.v1-like: MSDPLRDRTPVFQVRVRGVSSSSAQVTKKKLEPLFYVPEVFPGQASEAPNIPAMFTQLPDPPALEWREEEEEEEEEEEEEEEEEEEEEEVEEKEEEEEGKIEEEEEEEEEEEEETLISLRRIMNWNNED